The following coding sequences are from one Epinephelus moara isolate mb chromosome 7, YSFRI_EMoa_1.0, whole genome shotgun sequence window:
- the LOC126393547 gene encoding trace amine-associated receptor 13c-like, whose product MEELCFPQLLNTSCRKPTSPWANFVLLNIVLYFISLLTVALNLLVIISVSHFRQLHTPTNILLLSLAVSDFLVGLLALPGEVFQKTYCWFLGDHLCLLYYYVSLIIVCSSIGDMVLISVDRYVAICDPLHYTTRVTVKRVKLCVCLCWLCAVSYCSLLLKDDLTQPGRYNSCHGECVIVINHIAGVVELVVTFIVPISVIVVLYMRVFVVAVSQARAMRSHITAVTLQLSVSQQTKKSELKAARTLGVLVVVFLICFCPFYCVTLAGDALVSSSSASFVFYLFYFNSCFNPLIYALFYSWFRKAVKLIVSLQILQPGSCSTNIL is encoded by the exons ATGGAGGAGCTCTGCTTTCCACAACTGCTCAACACCTCCTGCAGAAAGCCCACCTCTCCTTGGGCCAACTTTGTGCTCCTTAACATTGTGCTGTACTTTATCTCTCTGCTCACTGTGGCTCTTAACCTCCTTGTCATCATCTCAGTCTCCCACTTCAG gCAGCTCCACACACCCAccaacatcctcctcctctctctggctgTCTCAGACTTTCTCGTGGGCCTCCTGGCGCTACCAGGAGAAGTTTTCCAAAAAACATACTGCTGGTTTCTTGGTGACCACTTGTGTTTGCTCTATTATTATGTGTCCCTCATCATTGTGTGTTCTTCGATAGGAGACATGGTGCTCATATCAGTCGACCGCTATGTGGCTATTTGTGACCCTCTGCATTACACCACCAGAGTCACTGTGAAAAGagttaaactctgtgtgtgtctgtgttggctCTGTGCTGTTTCTTACTGCAGTCTCTTGTTAAAGGATGACCTGACTCAACCAGGCAGGTATAATTCCTGCCATGGAGAGTGTGTGATTGTCATTAACCACATTGCAGGAGTTGTTGAGCTTGTTGTAACCTTTATTGTTCCCATTTCTGTCATTGTTGTTCTGTACATGAGAGTATTTGTTGTGGCTGTGTCTCAGGCTCGTGCCATGCGCTCTCACATCACAGCTGTCACTCTCCAGCTTTCAGTGAgtcaacaaacaaagaaatctgAGCTGAAAGCAGCCAGGACTCTTGGTGTTCTTGTAGTTGTGTTTCTAATATGTTTCTGCCCATTTTACTGTGTCACTCTTGCAGGTGATGCCTTGGTCAGTTCTTCATCTGCAtcatttgtgttttatctgttctATTTCAACTCATGTTTTAATCCATTGATCTATGCCTTGTTTTATTCCTGGTTTAGAAAAGCAGTTAAACTCATTGTCAGTCTTCAGATTCTGCAGCCTGGCTCCTGCTCCACCAACATACTGTAG